From the Patescibacteria group bacterium genome, one window contains:
- a CDS encoding ABC transporter permease, producing MMIAFKRVLRSGWEKFSRDKSSSGAALFVMVIVMSVATMLFFLQGMASFMIAGLEESVDISTYLKNTATQEEVSQLKEELESMPEVKEVKYVSKEQALKSFVEIHKQDEVILESLEIVGQNPLLASLNIKAFSVSQYPAISEFLQNTPLAFIISDVDYFDRAPVIDRLSTLTAGIQTAVFLVTLFAGFVAVLVAFNTIRLTIYSSRDEIEIMRLVGASNWFIRGPFIIQGIIVGVLATLITTLLFFPLTLFVGIKLQTFAPGFDLFSYFADNLFLILLLQLVAGIGLGVVSSLIAIRKYLKV from the coding sequence ATGATGATTGCTTTTAAAAGAGTACTGAGGTCTGGCTGGGAAAAGTTTTCAAGAGACAAGAGTTCTTCTGGTGCGGCCTTGTTTGTTATGGTTATTGTTATGTCTGTGGCGACCATGCTCTTTTTTCTCCAAGGTATGGCTTCTTTCATGATAGCTGGCTTGGAGGAAAGCGTGGACATTAGCACGTATTTAAAAAACACTGCAACACAAGAAGAAGTGTCTCAACTCAAAGAAGAACTTGAATCTATGCCCGAAGTAAAGGAGGTGAAGTATGTTTCAAAAGAACAGGCGCTTAAGAGTTTTGTTGAAATACACAAGCAAGACGAGGTTATCTTGGAGTCCCTAGAGATTGTGGGGCAGAATCCCTTGCTGGCTTCCTTGAACATTAAGGCATTTTCGGTTAGCCAGTATCCTGCCATTTCAGAGTTTTTGCAAAACACGCCGCTTGCTTTTATTATCAGTGATGTTGACTATTTTGACCGCGCTCCTGTTATTGATAGGCTTTCTACCTTAACCGCGGGCATTCAGACCGCCGTGTTCTTGGTTACCTTGTTTGCGGGCTTTGTTGCGGTGCTCGTTGCCTTTAATACCATACGTCTTACCATTTACAGCTCCAGGGATGAAATTGAGATTATGCGTTTGGTTGGGGCTTCTAACTGGTTTATCCGCGGCCCCTTTATTATTCAGGGAATAATTGTGGGGGTTTTGGCAACCCTTATTACTACCTTATTGTTCTTTCCTTTAACCTTGTTTGTGGGAATAAAGCTTCAAACATTTGCTCCCGGTTTTGACCTCTTTTCTTACTTTGCAGACAACCTTTTTCTCATTCTGCTTTTACAGCTTGTAGCGGGGATTGGGCTTGGGGTCGTTTCAAGCTTGATTGCCATTAGAAAGTACCTGAAGGTCTAG